The DNA window CGCTCTATGGCGTCGGTTACGCGGTGATTGAAAATGATGCCCGCCGTATCCTGGCGTATCACATCGTCAGTCAGGTCGGTTACATGGTGTGCGGTGTTGGCATCGGCACGGAAATGGCCATCAATGGGGCCTGCGCCCACGCCTATGCTCACATCCTTTACAAGGCGCTGTTGTTCATGGGGGTTGGCAGTGTGCTGGAGATGACCGGCCGCTCCAAGCTCAACGAATTGGGTGGTCTGTATAAATACATGCCTCTGTCGATGATCTTCACCGTGATTGGCGGCATCGCCATTTCCGGTTTCCCATTGACCAGTGGTTTTGTCAGCAAGTCGATGATCATTGCCGCCGCGGGCAACAACCACCAGCTGATCCTCATGCTGATGCTGTCGCTGGCGGCCGTCGGTACCTTCCTGTCGGTCGGGATCAAACTGCCCTATTTCATCTGGTTTGGGCCGAAGGATAGTGGCCTGCAGCCGAAGGAAGCCTGCTGGAACATGCAGCTTGGCATGTTCATGGCCGCCTTTATGTGTATCTTCCTCGGCGTCTATCCGGATTATCTCTACAACATGCTGCCCTATGCCGTGGACTACCATCCGTACAGCAGTTACCACCTGACGGAAACCTTCCACCTGCTGGGCTTTACCGGTCTGGGTTTCTACATCATGGTCAAGTACCTCAAGCCTCATGATGTCTCCAATCTCGACCTCGACTGGTTTTACCGTCGTGGTGCCGGCTGGTTCATGTGGCTGGCCCGTAATCCGATCCATGCTGTCAACGAGTGGGTCAGCAATGTCTACCAGACCGTTGGTCTGCGCTTCACCATGGCTGCGGCCCGTGCTCTGTCCTGGTTTGACTGGGAAGGGATCGACTGGGCCCTCGATGGCAGCGCTAAAGGTTTTATCAAGGGTGGTGAGCAGGTGCGCCAGTTCCAGACCGGCAAGCTGCAGCATTACATCGGTGCCGCTGTTGGCCTGCTGTTCCTGGTGCTGATCGTGGTGGTGTTAATCTAGTCTGTTGCCTCGGCAACCTTCTCATACGACAGTAGGAAGTCATGGAAAAGTATCTAATCCTGAACACGCTGAGCTACCCGGTCCTGTCGCTGCTGCTGCTGGTGCCGCTGATCGGGGCCGTCGTCGCCATGTTTCTGCGTGGCGATACCCTGATCAAGTACTGGAGTCTGGCGGTCACGCTGGTCACGGCGGTGATCTCCCTGCCGCTGTGGACCTGTTTCGACAAAACCACGGCCAAGTACCAGTTTGTCGAGTTACGCCACTGGTTCCCGTCGCTGAACCTGGATTATGTGGTTGGCGTTGACGGTATCAGCGTGCTGCTGGTGCTGCTGACCACCTTCATCATGCCGCTCTGCGTGCTGTGCTCCTGGACCTATATCCAGACCCGCATGAAGGAGTTCATGATCGTCA is part of the Desulfuromonas thiophila genome and encodes:
- a CDS encoding Na(+)/H(+) antiporter subunit D, whose product is MTSSIFMHPAALFIVGALLLPLFKKFNAQKIWLVVVPLLAFLQIRYLPQSFGAVEWLGFKLQFGRVDQLTMVFLHVFTLMALIGSIFGLHVKESGQHIAAWLYVAGSLGTTLAGDYLTVFIFWELMAFASVFLVWYRKKKRSIEAGFRYLLVHTFGGLVLLGGIFLRYQNGHDLSFELISPDAAGLAEYLIMIGFMLNAAVPPIHAWLPDAYPEATVTGAVFMCAFTTKTAVYVLARGFAGFEALAILGAIMTLYGVGYAVIENDARRILAYHIVSQVGYMVCGVGIGTEMAINGACAHAYAHILYKALLFMGVGSVLEMTGRSKLNELGGLYKYMPLSMIFTVIGGIAISGFPLTSGFVSKSMIIAAAGNNHQLILMLMLSLAAVGTFLSVGIKLPYFIWFGPKDSGLQPKEACWNMQLGMFMAAFMCIFLGVYPDYLYNMLPYAVDYHPYSSYHLTETFHLLGFTGLGFYIMVKYLKPHDVSNLDLDWFYRRGAGWFMWLARNPIHAVNEWVSNVYQTVGLRFTMAAARALSWFDWEGIDWALDGSAKGFIKGGEQVRQFQTGKLQHYIGAAVGLLFLVLIVVVLI